From one Thermatribacter velox genomic stretch:
- a CDS encoding NCS1 family nucleobase:cation symporter-1, whose translation MAELRKSDYSNEDLRPTRAEERTWSAYNMASLWIGMSVCIPTYTLASGLIAAGMNWWQAVLTIVLGNAIVLVPMILNAHAGTRYGVPYPVFARLWFGTKGAHIPSLMRAIVAAGWFGIQTWIGGSALDALLSSLWSGWANIPLHLPIAFLAFWALNVWIGYKGPEAIRSLESWGAPLLLALGLCLLVWAYKAAGGFGPMLSAPSKFKTTGEFLAVFFPALTGMIGFWSTLALNIPDFSRYAKSQKAQILGQIMGLPTTMGLFSFIGVAVTSATVVVFGEAIWDPVVLLSKFPPLVVTMGTVGIVLATITTNIAANVVAPARAIENLFPRKFTFGLGAIVTGIIGIAMQPWALLANYAAYIFGWLGTYAAFLGPLDGVAIADYWLVRQKKIDLVDLYQASGRYHYSKGINLRAIIALGLGILVALSGRFIPALGFLTDNAWIVGLFVSAASYWYLMRGHGSVLSDEEFRAITDLKKTTETVSQTAEVALEGLEGR comes from the coding sequence ATGGCTGAGCTGCGAAAGAGCGATTATTCCAACGAAGATCTTCGACCAACACGTGCTGAAGAAAGAACCTGGAGTGCCTACAACATGGCTTCACTGTGGATTGGAATGTCGGTATGCATTCCCACTTATACTCTGGCCAGTGGGCTGATTGCTGCTGGTATGAACTGGTGGCAGGCTGTGTTGACCATTGTGTTGGGCAACGCTATTGTTCTTGTCCCGATGATACTGAATGCTCATGCCGGGACAAGATACGGTGTTCCCTATCCTGTCTTTGCCCGTTTGTGGTTTGGAACCAAAGGAGCCCACATTCCTTCCCTGATGCGTGCTATAGTTGCCGCTGGTTGGTTTGGTATCCAGACCTGGATTGGAGGTTCAGCCCTAGACGCTTTACTTTCGTCCCTCTGGTCGGGATGGGCGAACATTCCTTTACATCTTCCCATCGCTTTTTTGGCATTCTGGGCGCTTAACGTTTGGATTGGCTATAAGGGACCAGAAGCAATTAGGTCTCTGGAGTCCTGGGGTGCACCGCTTCTTCTGGCGCTTGGTTTATGCCTTTTGGTTTGGGCTTACAAGGCCGCAGGTGGTTTTGGACCAATGCTCTCAGCCCCGTCTAAGTTCAAGACAACGGGAGAATTTCTAGCTGTTTTCTTTCCAGCCCTAACTGGGATGATTGGTTTCTGGTCGACTCTGGCTTTGAACATCCCTGACTTCTCGCGCTACGCCAAGAGCCAGAAGGCTCAGATCCTGGGCCAGATAATGGGTCTTCCCACTACCATGGGGCTGTTTTCTTTCATTGGAGTGGCCGTTACTTCGGCTACGGTAGTCGTTTTTGGCGAGGCCATCTGGGACCCCGTGGTTTTGCTCAGCAAGTTCCCTCCTCTGGTGGTCACTATGGGTACGGTTGGCATCGTTCTGGCTACCATCACCACGAATATCGCTGCAAATGTTGTAGCTCCGGCCCGGGCCATTGAAAACCTGTTTCCTCGCAAATTTACTTTTGGCTTGGGAGCGATCGTAACCGGCATCATAGGCATTGCAATGCAACCATGGGCGCTTCTGGCCAACTATGCTGCTTACATTTTTGGCTGGCTGGGTACCTACGCTGCTTTTTTGGGGCCACTGGACGGTGTGGCCATTGCTGATTACTGGCTGGTGCGCCAGAAGAAAATCGATCTTGTTGATTTATATCAAGCAAGTGGTCGTTACCATTACAGTAAGGGAATAAACCTTAGAGCAATAATCGCGCTGGGACTGGGGATTCTTGTGGCCCTTTCCGGAAGATTTATCCCGGCTTTGGGCTTTCTCACTGACAATGCGTGGATAGTTGGTCTGTTTGTTTCGGCAGCATCCTACTGGTATCTGATGCGCGGTCACGGGAGTGTTCTCTCTGATGAAGAATTTAGAGCCATTACCGACCTTAAAAAGACCACAGAGACTGTTTCACAAACTGCGGAGGTAGCTTTAGAAGGATTGGAGGGAAGATGA